TACAGCCGGATCAGCTCTGCGCTGGCCGGGATGGTCCGGCACCGGCCCGCCTTCGCCCGGGCCCGGTTGTCGTTGACCCGCGGAACAACCCGCACCTGCCGCTCGGCGATCTCGACATCCTCGTGGCGCAGCCCGAGCGCCTCGCCGATGCGCAGCCCGGTGTCGAGCAGCACCGCGAACAGCAGCCGGTCCCGCAACCGGGTGCACGCATCCAAGATCGCCTGCGTCTGCGCGGCGGTCAGCACCGGCGCCCGCAGGGCCGGCGCGACCAGCGCGACCGTGCGCCGCCGCTGCGGGTTGGTCTTGGTGACGTGATGCAGGAACGGCTTGAACGAGGTTCGCGCGCCACCCCGACGACCGACCGGCCCCATCGCGGTGAGCACACCGGCCAGCGGCACCCCGTGCCGGGAGTGGAACTCGCAGAACGAAGCCAGCGCCGCAAGCTTACGGTTCACGCTCGCCGGCGCGCAGTGATGCTCCACCGTGGGCAGCACCGCCACCCGCCCGTCGCGAGCCGCCGGCGGCAGCCGCAGCCAGGCCACGAACCCGGCGACGTCCTCCACCGTGACCGACTGCCAGTCCACCCCGCGCCCAGCCAGGAAG
The window above is part of the Sporichthyaceae bacterium genome. Proteins encoded here:
- a CDS encoding tyrosine-type recombinase/integrase; this translates as MRVQRVLMPGSEAESWTVLGEDQGPVEPVERFLAFLAAIERSPNTIKAYAHDLKDWFAFLAGRGVDWQSVTVEDVAGFVAWLRLPPAARDGRVAVLPTVEHHCAPASVNRKLAALASFCEFHSRHGVPLAGVLTAMGPVGRRGGARTSFKPFLHHVTKTNPQRRRTVALVAPALRAPVLTAAQTQAILDACTRLRDRLLFAVLLDTGLRIGEALGLRHEDVEIAERQVRVVPRVNDNRARAKAGRCRTIPASAELIRLYADYLNREYGALDSDYVFVNLWGRPRGHPLTYPAVYDLVGRLRRRTDVEFGPHHFRHTYATWLLRRGAGMESVKELLGHASITTTIDAYGHLTVEDARRTLQAAGWFTGREVRL